In Mastigocladopsis repens PCC 10914, a single window of DNA contains:
- the pedR gene encoding photosynthetic electron transport-dependent transcriptional regulator PedR, with product MAGGESQTPVSLSDRELQIIDLVAAGLTNQEIAAKLEISKRTVDNHISNILTKTGTDNRVALVRWALHWGKVCLNDVNCCPLPLPDQNKSINC from the coding sequence ATGGCTGGTGGCGAGTCTCAGACCCCCGTTAGTCTGTCAGACAGAGAACTGCAAATTATCGACTTAGTGGCCGCTGGCTTAACTAACCAAGAAATTGCAGCTAAACTGGAAATCAGCAAGCGTACAGTTGATAACCATATCAGCAATATTCTCACCAAGACCGGTACTGATAATCGAGTGGCTCTTGTCCGGTGGGCTTTGCACTGGGGCAAAGTCTGCTTGAATGATGTAAATTGCTGTCCTTTGCCTCTGCCTGACCAGAACAAATCGATAAATTGTTAG
- a CDS encoding DUF6391 domain-containing protein, giving the protein MNTSASAQGSSSAFNFLSSDFIAPQPTQDADLLRHLSFIPGLKEILMLRQVHALEHATVWVLSASKNVHAPTRTPSNFQIDNELLGGLSTEQGFYLYGEVNISDLRRAVTLALHRLTDGEWDLAVHPRCGTNVSVAMVLTAGLAVGMHLLLPRGPIEQLIGLGLAATTAAELAPDIGILAQRYLTTSIPFNLKIENITRTRDLCGRQAYFIQVQWRE; this is encoded by the coding sequence ATGAATACTTCTGCTTCTGCTCAAGGTAGCTCGTCTGCCTTTAACTTTTTGAGTTCTGATTTTATAGCACCTCAGCCCACACAAGATGCTGATTTACTTAGGCATCTCTCGTTTATTCCAGGGTTGAAAGAAATTTTGATGCTGCGGCAGGTTCATGCGCTAGAACACGCTACAGTTTGGGTTCTTAGTGCATCAAAAAATGTCCATGCTCCGACACGAACCCCTAGCAATTTTCAAATTGACAACGAACTCTTAGGCGGTTTGTCTACGGAGCAGGGATTCTATCTCTATGGTGAAGTGAATATCAGCGATTTGCGACGTGCAGTCACACTTGCCCTGCATCGCCTTACTGACGGAGAATGGGATTTGGCAGTGCATCCCCGTTGTGGGACAAATGTATCAGTAGCAATGGTGCTGACAGCTGGACTAGCAGTGGGAATGCATCTGCTGCTACCACGAGGACCCATTGAGCAACTAATAGGTTTGGGGTTGGCAGCGACAACAGCAGCTGAATTAGCCCCTGACATTGGTATTTTGGCACAGCGTTACCTCACAACATCCATTCCCTTCAACCTAAAAATTGAAAATATTACACGTACGCGAGACCTTTGCGGACGACAAGCGTATTTTATCCAGGTGCAGTGGCGGGAATAA